One part of the Malus sylvestris chromosome 2, drMalSylv7.2, whole genome shotgun sequence genome encodes these proteins:
- the LOC126589005 gene encoding disease resistance protein RUN1-like, with protein MPNCQLMKMASSSSSSKCSKYDVFLSFRGETRKSLTDNLYCTLKDHRFNVFIDENELTRGEIITPALKQAVKDSRLAAIIFSSGYAESRWCLDELVEILASRRTMGQMVLPIFYNIDPSDVRHQRGAFAEAFRRHQECFPKMVQTWKDALKEAAELAGEDFSVTDGYKGRFVRKIVDEITRKLKNTNLAVAPNPVGIDSRVQEIGNHLDVEGSYDVRIIGIWGMGGLGKTTVAKAIFNKYQGMFQCASFIPNVREDKTLVDSQNTLLSDVLRSGNIKVSRADEGTEDIKRRLGNLKVLVIIDDVDSVDQLDALGIERDSFGPRSRIVITTRNEHLLEALKPDKICHLPAMNKEESLELLSWRAFSKNYPNEEYVQVSREVVEYCGGLPLALQDLGTYLRAKSTSEWKSALGKWKRSRPYPAVHKRLKISYDGLTDDDVKSMFLDISCFFIGMNKDYVMKILDQHDCNTIRELHDQCLVTVDTEGNLMMHGLIRDTGREIVREKSPDILGKRCRLWDHEDVKRVLRTKTGREEVQGLSLDLSERHKPSFSTEAFREMHGLRLLKLKGVQFTGHCEDLSEHLSKELRWLCWLEFPMKGIPRDFNQTNLVDIDLSHSNIQVWEDSNVTLEKLKFLNLGYCNCLIRLPDFSKIPNLERLILKDCKNLQAIPALPKNLEILEADECIALEKMPNFSEMSRMRELHLNHSPKLSDILGLDKALNSMTRVHMEGCTNLTAAFKEAILQEWSASGNGGLFLPGNEIPSWFTPIDPQGEIVVPQSFGDLKALTVCIIYSSDDSQSGGSLCIRVANCTQNTEFLISPMRATAITSHENYLWLGHLSNYKLNVKGGDKINVGARFVGPAATDDIHLRVKKIGINLEKEKLINEYALECQSMPYSSECNEDGNHKAARSDDSSHENQSRKRLRSDPSVERKAEEETDEIMQEGSSMG; from the exons ATGCCAAATTGCCAACTGATGAAGatggcctcctcctcctcttcgtcAAAATGTAGCAAGTACGACGTGTTCTTGAGCTTCAGAGGCGAAACGCGCAAGAGCTTGACGGACAACCTCTACTGCACATTGAAAGACCACAGATTCAACGTCTTTATCGACGAGAACGAATTGACCAGAGGCGAGATTATCACACCAGCACTGAAGCAAGCAGTCAAAGACTCTAGGCTTGCTGCTATCATCTTCTCAAGCGGGTATGCCGAGTCGAGATGGTGTCTTGATGAGCTGGTCGAGATCTTGGCCAGCAGAAGAACAATGGGGCAAATGGTTTTGCCAATTTTCTACAATATCGATCCTTCCGATGTCAGGCATCAGAGGGGTGCTTTTGCGGAAGCATTTCGGAGACATCAAGAGTGCTTCCCTAAAATGGTGCAGACCTGGAAAGATGCTCTTAAAGAAGCTGCAGAGTTGGCCGGCGAGGATTTTAGTGTGACTGATGG GTATAAAGGAAGGTTTGTCAGGAAAATTGTTGACGAGATCACTAGGAAACTGAAGAACACAAACTTAGCCGTAGCCCCAAACCCAGTTGGAATAGATTCTCGCGTGCAAGAAATTGGTAACCATTTGGATGTCGAAGGATCATATGATGTTCGCATAATCGGAATTTGGGGTATGGGCGGACTGGGTAAAACGACGGTTGCCAAAGCCATTTTCAACAAATATCAGGGTATGTTTCAATGTGCAAGTTTCATTCCTAATGTGAGAGAAGATAAGACACTGGTTGATTCGCAAAACACACTTCTTTCTGATGTATTGAGATCGGGAAACATAAAGGTTAGTAGAGCTGATGAAGGGACCGAGGATATAAAAAGAAGACTTGGCAACCTAAAGGTACTTGTCATAATTGATGATGTAGACAGCGTGGACCAGTTAGATGCATTAGGTATAGAACGTGACTCGTTTGGTCCAAGAAGTAGAATTGTCATAACAACAAGAAATGAACATTTGCTAGAGGCACTAAAACCGGATAAGATATGTCATCTACCAGCAATGAATAAAGAAGAATCTCTTGAGCTCCTTAGTTGGCGTGCCTTTAGTAAGAATTATCCTAATGAAGAATATGTTCAAGTCTCAAGAGAAGTTGTTGAATATTGTGGTGGTTTGCCACTGGCACTTCAAGATTTAGGGACTTATCTTCGTGCAAAAAGCACAAGTGAATGGAAAAGTGCATTGGGTAAATGGAAAAGATCGCGGCCTTATCCGGCAGTTCACAAAAGGCTTAAGATAAGCTATGATGGGCTAACCGATGATGATGTGAAGTCTATGTTCCTTGATATATCCTGTTTCTTTATTGGAATGAACAAGGACTATGTCATGAAAATACTGGATCAACATGACTGTAATACAATTAGGGAACTGCATGACCAATGCCTTGTAACTGTTGATACAGAAGGCAATCTGATGATGCATGGTTTGATTCGTGACACTGGCAGAGAAATTGTACGTGAAAAATCCCCGGACATCCTTGGAAAGCGCTGTAGATTGTGGGATCACGAAGATGTAAAACGTGTATTGAGGACCAAAACT GGAAGGGAAGAAGTTCAAGGACTCTCTTTAGATTTGTCAGAACGTCACAAGCCTAGCTTCAGTACTGAAGCATTTAGAGAGATGCACGGATTGAGATTACTCAAACTCAAAGGCGTACAGTTCACTGGACACTGCGAAGACCTTTCCGAACACCTTTCCAAAGAGTTAAGATGGTTGTGTTGGCTTGAGTTTCCTATGAAGGGCATACCCAGAGATTTTAATCAAACAAACCTAGTTGATATCGACCTGAGTCATAGCAACATACAAGTTTGGGAGGACTCCAACGTG ACACTTGAGAAGTTGAAGTTTCTTAATCTTGGATACTGCAATTGCCTGATCAGATTACCCGACTTCTCAAAAATCCCAAATCTTGAGAGATTGATACTCAAAGATTGCAAAAACCTTCAGGCAATACCAGCTTTaccaaaaaatttggaaatccTGGAAGCGGATGAGTGCATTGCATTGGAGAAAATGCCCAACTTTTCAGAGATGTCAAGGATGAGAGAATTGCATCTGAATCACTCCCCCAAACTCTCTGACATTCTAGGCTTGGATAAGGCATTAAACTCCATGACAAGGGTTCATATGGAAGGGTGCACCAATCTCACTGCTGCTTTTAAGGAAGCAATCCTACAg GAATGGAGTGCGAGCGGAAATGGTGGCCTTTTTCTCCCTGGAAATGAAATTCCGTCATGGTTTACGCCTATTGACCCTCAGGGTGAAATAGTTGTGCCACAAAGTTTTGGTGATTTAAAAGCATTGACTGTGTGCATTATTTATTCTTCAGACGACTCCCAATCTGGTGGCTCTCTTTGCATTCGTGTTGCAAATTGTACCCAGAACACCGAATTTCTCATCTCTCCTATGCGTGCCACTGCAATAACTTCCCATGAAAATTATCTTTGGCTGGGACATTTGTCAAACTATAAGCTTAATGTGAAAGGCGGAGACAAGATAAATGTTGGTGCACGCTTTGTAGGACCAGCGGCTACTGATGATATTCATCTCAGGGTGAAGAAGATAGGGATTAATctggaaaaggaaaaattaatcaATGAATATGCGCTCGAATGTCAATCTATGCCATATTCAAGTGAATGCAATGAGGACGGCAATCATAAGGCAGCACGCAGTGATGACTCGTCCCATGAGAATCAATCCCGCAAAAGACTGAGGTCTGATCCCAGTGTTGAAAGAAAAGCAGAAGAAGAAACTGATGAAATCATGCAAGAAGGAAGCAGCATGGGCTAG
- the LOC126589090 gene encoding disease resistance protein RPS4B-like yields MKSIPPSISLLKNLTYLSLHCLKWPLPTFLLPPMPVGLNSIRVLSLAGCNLTDVAIPMELRSLISLDLQGSSICSLPSLSGFSKLDTLRLNYCRRLRAIPDLPTSLEILEADECIALEKMPDFSEMSRMRVLHLNHSPKLTEIPGLHKSLKSMTRIHMEACKNLTADFRKKILQGWTSCGYGCIFLNGNYMPEWFRYFGGDEVCLVVPQSVSSNFKGLTLCCVYSSNKQSEDCPLGISIRNKTKHTAMLARITYASVPTSCDSEDHYLWQGQLSNDVLGWQDDGDEVKIFVGPVGPGDNSARVKKIAVDLVWDKFMKENMDDSHPGLYDFNPHEARASHDAFDGSLPSKILRSDNIVGDDDEAGPSNDSSDENQAPKRSRPDPGNQIN; encoded by the exons ATGAAATCAATACCACCTTCCATATCCCTACTGAAGAACCTGACGTATCTCTCTCTTCATTGCTTGAAATGGCCACTACCAACCTTTCTTTTGCCTCCTATGCCAGTAGGGTTAAACTCCATAAGAGTACTATCTCTTGCAGGCTGCAATTTAACTGATGTTGCAATCCCTATGGAGCTTAGGAGTCTAATTTCTTTAGATCTTCAAGGGAGTAGTATTTGTAGCCTACCAAGTCTCAGTGGTTTTTCAAAGCTTGATACATTGCGTTTGAATTATTGCAGAAGACTTCGTGCAATTCCAGATTTACCAACAAGTTTGGAAATCCTGGAAGCAGATGAGTGCATTGCATTGGAGAAAATGCCAGATTTTTCGGAAATGTCAAGGATGAGGGTCTTGCATCTGAATCATTCTCCCAAACTCACTGAGATTCCAGGCTTGCACAAGTCATTAAAGTCCATGACAAGGATTCATATGGAAGCGTGTAAAAATCTCACTGCTGACTTTAGGAAGAAGATACtacag GGATGGACTTCTTGCGGATATGGTTGCATTTTCCTCAACGGGAATTACATGCCTGAGTGGTTCAGATATTTCGGGGGTGATGAAGTCTGTCTTGTAGTGCCTCAAAGTGTTAGTAGTAATTTTAAAGGGTTGACTCTGTGCTGTGTGTATTCTTCAAACAAACAATCTGAAGATTGTCCTCTTGGCATTTCTATTCGAAATAAAACCAAGCATACTGCTATGCTCGCCCGGATAACATATGCCTCAGTACCAACTTCCTGTGATTCTGAAGACCATTATCTTTGGCAGGGGCAGTTATCCAACgatgtgctcggttggcaagATGATGGGGATGAAGTCAAGATTTTTGTAGGGCCAGTTGGACCAGGAGATAATTCTGCAAGAGTGAAGAAAATAGCGGTTGATCTTGTCTGGGACAAATTTATGAAGGAAAATATGGATGATTCGCATCCTGGCTTATATGATTTTAACCCACATGAGGCAAGAGCAAGCCATGACGCATTTGATGGGAGCCTACCTTCCAAAATATTGAGGTCTGATAATATTGTTGGGGATGATGACGAGGCAGGGCCAAGCAATGATTCATCTGATGAGAACCAAGCTCCCAAAAGATCAAGGCCTGATCCTGGTAATCAAATTAATTAG
- the LOC126603680 gene encoding TMV resistance protein N-like: MDTSTSSSSSLKRWKYDVYLSFRGQDTCKNFTSHLYQALTRAGLRTFIDDHALEKGKSPGMSLTRAIEESKTSIIIFSKSYAESRLCLDELAEIMECRRTLGQIVVPVFYDVDPSDVRKQTGTFATAFLKHEMQFDEVKEKLQLWRDALTEAANLSGFDVGNADWDDAKSITEIVANIIKVLRQSTAVGIHSRVHAVGIHSRVQEISSYLDVGGSDDVRIIGIWGMGGLGKTMIAKAIFNKYQDTFEGKSFLANVREEKLVDLQNTLLSDVVRSGIIKVRRVDEGTEDIKRRLSNLRVLVIVDDVDSVKQLEALAIKFYSFGPGSRIIITTRDQHLLKILKANRIYHLPAMNKEEALELLCWHANNYPSKEFLQVPRGVVDYCGGLPLALEVLGSYLSGTSISEWKDKLEKFKSHHSMEILNRLKIHFDELADDDLKAIFLDVSCFFAGMNKDYVMKILDGCDLYPEIGISILQERCLVTTNDDFTLVMHDLLRDMGRYIVHAESLDDPGKRSRLWHHDDVIDVLRNEFIALFLLSFLPPPPPSCLSLSLNRELKQFKDSL; the protein is encoded by the exons ATGGATACCTCGAcgtcctcctcatcctccttaAAACGTTGGAAGTACGACGTGTACTTGAGCTTTCGAGGTCAAGACACATGCAAGAACTTCACGAGCCACCTCTACCAGGCTTTGACGAGGGCCGGACTAAGAACCTTTATAGACGATCACGCCctagaaaaagggaaaagtcCGGGCATGTCACTGACTCGAGCAATCGAAGAGTCTAAAACCTCTATCATCATCTTCTCAAAGAGCTATGCGGAATCAAGATTGTGTCTTGACGAGCTTGCGGAGATCATGGAGTGCAGAAGAACACTGGGTCAAATTGTTGTTCCAGTGTTCTATGATGTCGATCCTTCAGATGTCAGGAAACAGACCGGTACTTTTGCAACAGCTTTTCTGAAGCACGAAATGCAGTTCGATGAGGTCAAAGAAAAGCTACAGCTATGGAGAGACGCTCTGACTGAAGCTGCAAATTTATCTGGTTTTGATGTTGGAAACGCCGATTG GGATGACGCAAAGTCTATCACGGAAATTGTCGCAAATATCATCAAAGTCTTGCGCCAGAGCACTGCAGTTGGAATACATTCTCGGGTGCATGCAGTTGGAATACATTCTCGGGTGCAAGAAATCAGTAGTTATTTAGATGTTGGAGGTTCAGATGATGTTCGCATAATTGGAATTTGGGGTATGGGCGGACTGGGTAAAACGATGATTGCCAAAGCCATTTTCAACAAATATCAGGATACGTTCGAAGGTAAAAGTTTTCTTGCTAATGTGAGAGAAGAGAAACTGGTTGATTTGCAAAACACACTTCTTTCCGATGTAGTGAGATCGGGAATCATAAAGGTTCGTAGAGTTGATGAAGGGACCGAGGATATAAAAAGAAGACTTAGCAACCTAAGGGTACTTGTCATAGTTGATGATGTAGACAGCGTGAAACAGTTAGAAGCATTAGCTATAAAATTTTACTCATTTGGTCCAGGTAGTAGAATTATTATAACCACAAGAGACCAACATTTGCTAAAGATACTAAAAGCGAATAGGATATATCATCTACCAGCAATGAATAAAGAAGAAGCTCTTGAGCTCCTTTGTTGGCATGCCAACAATTATCCTAGTAAAGAATTTCTTCAAGTCCCGAGGGGTGTTGTTGATTACTGTGGAGGTTTGCCACTAGcacttgaagttttaggttctTATCTATCTGGGACAAGCATAAGTGAATGGAAAGATAAGTTGGAGAAATTTAAAAGTCATCATAGTATGGAAATTCTCAATAGACTTAAAATACACTTTGACGAGCTAGCTGATGATGACCTGAAGGCTATATTCCTTGATGTATCATGTTTCTTTGCTGGAATGAACAAGGACTatgtcatgaaaatattggatgGCTGTGATTTATATCCAGAAATCGGAATCAGTATCCTCCAAGAACGATGCCTTGTAACTACTAATGATGATTTCACGCTGGTGATGCATGATTTGCTTCGCGACATGGGAAGATATATTGTGCATGCGGAATCCCTTGATGACCCTGGAAAACGCAGTAGGTTATGGCATCACGACGATGTGATAGACGTTTTGAGGAACGAATTT ATAGCCCTTTTCTTACTCAGtttccttccccccccccccccttcctgtctctcgctctctctcaaTAGGGAACTGAAGCAATTCAAGGACTCACTTTAG